CGCTCACGGCTGGCCAGCAGGCCGATGAGCACGCGCGCATCGGGGTGTCCTTTGACGTTGTTGAACACCATCGCGGGACCCACCTGCGTGGGCCGCATCACGGTGCCCCAGGCGCCGACGTGCCGGTACACTCCCGACAGCTCGGCGTCCGGGTCGACCTCCACGTCCGTTTCGAGCAACTGCCCCTGATGCTGCTCCAGGAGCTCCAGCATCGAGCGTAGATCCGGGTAGTCATCCGCCATTCGTCATCTTCCTCTCGTCCGTGCAGTCGCGTTCTTCGCACAGCAGTTCGATGATCCGTCCAAGCGTCGCGCGGTAGTTGGCGGTGAGCTCGCGGATGTCGGCGGTGCCCGCGTCGTCCACGTGCAGGCCGATGCTGACGCTTACCCGGCACTGGAGCGCCGTGGCCAACTCGAGCGCTGCGGCCCGGGCCAGCTCGTCCTCCTTGTGTCCGGTCACGCACAACACGCTCGCCGATGCCGACGGGGCATCCGGATCCATGAGGCTCGGACGAGGGATGCCGAGGGCGACGGCGCCGATATGCGGCGCCTCGCCTCCCCCGAAGCACACGGAGACGTCCGGACCGCATGAGACGGCGAGTCCGTCCACCCGCAACCGACGCTCTCCCTCTGAGGCGCTGAACGTCCTCATCAGACCTCGGCGCCCTTCCACGACACGAAGCGGTCGTGCTCGAGGCCGAACTGCCGTAGTACCTTGCCGATGATGTGGTTGATCTGGTCTTCCATGGTCTGTGCGCCGTTGTAGAAGGTGAGGACCGGCGGGATGATGGTGCACCCGAGATCGCCTGCCTCATGCAGGTTCCGCAGGTGGATCTTGCCGAGCGGCATCTCCCGGGGCACCAGCACCACGCGCCGGCCCTCCTTCAGGCATACGTCCACAGACCTCACGAGCAGGTTGGCCGCGTAACCCGCGGTGATACCTGCCAGCGTCTTCATCGAGCACGGGATCACGATCATGCCGTCGGTCACGAACGAACCGCTCGAGATCGACGCAGCGAGGTTCTTGTCGCTGTGATAGACGTCGGCCAGCGCCGCAAGCTCGACGAGCGGGATGTCGCACTCCAGCTCCCAGGTCTTCTGGGCGCCCTCTGTGACGACGAGGTGCACCTCCACGTCAGGATGCTGCTTGAGCGCTGACACGAGGTAGTAGCCCATCACCACGCCGGTCGCTCCGGATATGCCAACGATGATCCGCATGATCGTCTCCTGATGGTCTCGTTGTTACAGAAGCCCGGTGATGCTGAACCAGGGCACCATGACGCCGACCGTCGTGATGAACATGACGGCGATGAGCGGCACGCCGAGACGGATGCTCTCCTTCTGCGTGTAGCCACCGGTGTCTTCGGCCGCACCCACCAGGACGTTCAGGTGATGGAACGGCAGTACGTAGTGCCCGGCGATCGCCATGTACGCGATGAGCGTGGGCACGAGGGGGTCGATCCCCATCGGCGCGGTGAAGGCGATGATCGCCGGTACCGCTACGCCCATCACTGCGATGACGCTTCCCAGCACCATGTGGATACCGATCACGATGAGCGTGATCACACCTGCAAGCAGGAAGAGGTTCGAGGGCGCGGTGGACGGCAGCAGGGTGTCCGCGATCCACGCGTTCATGCCCGTGGCGCCACCGACCACACCGATCGCGATGGCCGCGGTCAGGAATGCCAGCGTCTGCATCGGCACTGCCGACCAGTCCTTGGGCGTGAGCACCTTGCCGATGATAGGCATGGACATGAGCATCGGGATCGCCAGGGTGATCCAGCCGATGTTGATGCCATGGAGCGTGTCGGTCATCCACAGCACGATGGCTATGACGATCCAGAACAGGGTGCGCTTCTCGATCGCGGTCATCGGGCCCATCGCGTCGAGCTTCTGCTTGATCTCATCCTTGTTGCATTCGACCTCTTTGGTGGGCTTGAACAACACGAGGATGAGCAGGCAGGTGAGGATGCTGGCGATCAGCGCTGGGGGACCCATGTTGATGAGCCAGCTGGTGAAGCCCATCTCGCCGCCGGAGGCTTCGACCGCCAGCGGGTTGATGACCGCGTCACCGGTAAGGAAGATGAGCGAGACCGGCACCGACGCCGCAAAGACCGTGAAGCCGATCTTGATGCCATCCTCTTTGGGGATGTTCGAGGTCTGGATGATCACGGCCATGACCGACATGATCAACAGCGCGCGAGGCCAGGGGTGCGGGATCAGGATGCTCAGCACGAACGTGAGGATGAAGATGCCGATGATGATGCTCTTGTAGCCGCTCACGAACCGGAGCAGATAGTGGTACGCGATGCGTTCGCCAAGCCCTGATGTCTTCACTGCGGTCGCTATCAGGTAGGCGCCGACCACGAGCCACATGGTGGTGCCGGTCCACGACTTGAAGACCACGTCGGGCCCGGCAACGCCGAGAACCACAAGCAGAGCGAGATACAGTGCGGAGGTGTAGCCCGGCTGTGTGATCTGGAAAGCCCAGAACACGACCGTCATGAGCGAGAGCGCCAGGCACTTCTGCCCCTCAGGGGAGATGCCCTGAAGCGGCAGCAGCCACACGACGGCGCCCACGATCACGCCCAGCAGGAGGCCGATCTCACGCTTGGTGATTGAGCTCTTTGCTTGTTCCACGTTCCCTCCTTCGATCGGATCGGATCCGGCACGGCGCGTCGGCGCCGCCCCGGACGACGGGTGTGGCAGGGATGGCCGGTCCGGGGCGGTAAGGGGGTGGGCCCCGGACCGGCTAGCAGGGGGGCTAGTCGAGCGGCGGGATGGCCGGGATCACGCCCAGCTCACCGATCTTCGCCGGGTCGAGCTTGAACTTGTCGATGATCTGCGGGGTCTCCGTCGAGCGCCACGAGTACCAGCAGGTCTCGCACACGTAGACTTCCCAGACGTCGCCAACGGGCGACTTGACCATCACACGAGCGGCGCTACCGCAGCGTGGGCATTCCATGAAGTACCTCCTTCAAGCGTGTCTCTGGTGCACGGTCCTGTATGCGTCGGCATACAGAGGGACAGGCCACTTAGGCTTCCATCTGCTTCAGCATGTCGCGGATGATGCCGTTCCACTTCTCGGTGCCCGCAGGGTCCTTGAGAAGCTCCACCGGACGCGGGTTGGGCTCGGGAGCGACCGGGGTGGTGGCGTCGATGATGAGCTTGGTGGTCATACCGGCCGGGTAGCTCGACGGATCGAGCGGCATACCCGCCGCGTTCTCGATCATCGTGACGTCCTTGCTCGGCAGCACGCGTGTGGTGAGCGCCCACATGACCTGCTCGAGGTTGAACGGGTCTACGAAGTCGTCGACCATGATGAGGATCTTCGTGTACGGCATGCCATGCGGAGTGGAGAGCAGGCGCATCGCCGCACCCTTGGCGTGACCACCGTAGCGAGGCTTGATCGACACGATGGTACCGATGCCGTGCGTGTACATGGCGTTGACGGCCTCCACCTCGGGGAAGTCGGTCTTCAGCTGCTTGTACAGCGGCACGCTGGTGTTGAGCGCCATGAGGTAGTCGATCTCGGTCCAGGGCATGCCAAGGTAGAGGTTCTCGAAGATCGGGTCGTTGCGATGCGTGATGCGCGTGATCTGCACCTCGCACTGCAGGCGGGAGCCGGAGTATGAACCCGGGAACTCGCCGAAGGGACCCTCCACCACGCGCGTGCGCGGGATGATGTAACCCTCGAGGACGACCTCGGAGTGAGCCGGCACGAGCAGGTTGGGGTCGGTGTCCGCGGCGACGATCTCCGTGGGAACGCCGTCCTGCAGCGCGCCGACGAACTCGTACTCGTTCTGGCTGTAGCCCACCGGGGTGGAAGCCATGAACGTCACGAGCGGGTTGTTGCCCAGCGTGATCGCGATCGGCAGCGGCTCGTTCTTGCGCTCGGCCTTGGCGAGCTGGATGGCGATGTCGTGCATCGGCAGGGCCTGGATACCCACGCGGTCCTTGTCCTTCACCTGGATGCGGTAGGTTCCCACGTTGAGCTTGCCGAACTCGTCCGGCACCTCGGGGTCGTAGGAGATGACCGACGCCTTGGAGAGGAAGAAGCCGCCGTCCTGCTCGTTGATGCGGTACAGAGGAAGCACCTCGAAGAGGTTGATATCCTCGGTGATGGTGTTCTCCTTGCAGAGCGCCTCGTCACGCGAAAGCACCGTGGGGGCCACCGGGAACTTGTCCCAGCGGCGGTTGAGCTCCTCGAACTGCTCCTTGGTGGGCGTGTCCTTGGCCATACCCATCATGAGCGCGTGGTTGGCCCACGAACCGTGCGCGTTCGTGACGACCGAACCCTTGTAGCCGTTGATGTTCTCGAAGAGCACCGCGGGCCCGTCAGCCATGCGCGAAGCAGCGCGACCGGCGGCACCGATATCGGGCTCGGGCATGACTTCGTCCTTCACGCGGACAAGCTGGCCCTCCTCCTCGAGAGCCGCCAGGAACTCTCGGAGGTCCTTGTAGACTCTAGCCATCTGAACTCCTTCCTTCGTTCGCCTCGAACGGCCCTTCCGGGCCTCCGTTGTCCGATGAGCGCCAGCCTGATCAGGGCCTCTGCGTCTCACCGATGACCACGTTGGGACGAGCGCAAGGAGCACGCAATTCGGAGTGGGAACGCCAGGATTCCGGAGCGGAATACTCCTGCGGCAACCAGCGGGAGGGTGCGCGAACGCGCAACTTAACTTGCCTGAACGGAATACGAACGGTACCCGCCGGGGGATGAACGGAGGGTATGCTGTTCGTGGATGCATCTCTGCAGCAGGAGCAGGGAAGCCGCGCGCACCGGGGCAGCAGCCCCAGAAGAGGCCGCGCCTCTTCCACAAAGGAGGCACCATGAACGTAGCGCAACTCCAGTACTTCCTCGCCGTCGCCCGTGAGGGCAAGTTCTCCACCGCAGCCGAGAACGCGTACGTCTCGCAGTCCTCGCTCTCCAAACAGATCAAGTCGTTGGAGGAGGAGCTCGGCGTGGAGTTGTTCACACGGGGTCCGAAGGGCGCATCGCTCACGCCGGCCGGCGAGGTATTCCTGGAGTTCGCCACCAAAACGTACCGCCGCTATGAGGACGTGCTCGTGCGCCTCGAGCAGTACAGCGGCACCACACAGCGACATGTCCGGATCGGCGCTTTGCCGCTAGTGTCGGACTACGGGCTCCACGCCGACCTTGCCGACTTCCAGATCGAGAACATGGGCGTCCAGATCGACTTCGTGGAACGCAACCAGGGCGAGATCATCAGACGGCTCGAGCTCGACCGGCTCGACCTGGCGATCCTGCGCACCGACCTGCTCTCCCCCTCCGAATACGAGTGGATCGACCTCATCCACGACGAGATCTGCATCGTCTGCTCGGCGCGCCATCGGCTCGCCCGGCGCACGGCGATACCGATCGAACAGCTGCGCGACGAGCGGTTCGTGCTGCTCGATCAGCAGTCGGCGGTGACGATGCGGTTCATCGAGGAGTGCCGGGAGGCGGGCTTCTACCCCAACATCATCTTCACCCACACGCGGCACGAGCCGCTCATCGGCGGTGTGGGCAAGAACGCGGGGGTCACCGCGCTGCCCCGCGGTCTCACGAGGCGCATCTCTCGCGATCCGCGATCGGAGACGCTCGTGAAGTGCGTATCCCTGGAGAAGCCGCTCTACACGGATGTGGGACTCGTGCGCAGGCGCAACCACGCGCTCTCCCCCTGGGCGGAGAGCCTCTACTCGTATTTCGCGCAGGTGTACGAGACGCCGGTAGGCCCGGACGAGATCACAGGGCCCGAGGCGCGCTAAGCACCCTGGCTGAGCGTACTACCGCTTCCGCGCGAGCAGTTCCCGGGCGCTCGCGGCGATGTCGGTAGCGGTGAGTCCGAAGTGCTCCATCAGCTCGGCAGGCTCGCCCGAGGTGCCGAACACGTCGCGTACCCCCACCCGTGCGAGCGGCACCGGCGCCAGCTCACCGAGCGCCTCGGCCACAGCCGAGCCGAGCCCGCCGATCACCGAGTGCTCCTCGCACGTGACCACAGCTCCGGTCCTGAGCGCCGAGGCCGTGATCGTGGCGGCGTCGAGCGGCTTGATCGTGGCGGCGTCGATCACCTCGGCATGTATGCCATCGAGCTCCAGCTGCTCGGCCGCGGTGAGCGCCTGCTCCACCATCACGCCGCACGCCACGAGGGTGACGTGAACGCCCGAGCGCAACACACGCGCGCGTCCGAGTTCGAAGGTGTAGTCGTCGTCGTAGATGACCGGCACGGCGGCGCGTCCCAGACGGATGTAGAAGGGGCCGGGAGTGGCCGCGGCCACGCGGATCGCCTCGCGGGCGGCCACCACGTCCGCCGGCACAAGCACCCGCATGCCCGGGAGCACCCGCATCAGCGCGATGTCCTCGAGCATCTGGTGGCTTCCGCCGTCGGGACCCACGGTGATGCCGGCATGCGTGGGCGCCACCTTCACATCGAGGCCCGAGTAGCACACCGTGTTGCGGATCTGATCGTAGGCGCGACCGGTGGCGAACACGGCGAAGCTTCCCGTGAACGCGATCTTACCCTCCACGGCAAGGCCGGCCGCGGTGCCGATCATGTTCTGCTCGGCGATACCTACGTTGAAGTGCCGGTCGGGATACGCCGAGGCGAACTTGGCGGTGGTGGTGGATCCGGAAAGGTCGGCGTCGACGGCGACCACCGGCAGGCCCTCGTTGGCGAGCTCGATCAGGGTGGCGCCGTACGCCTCGCGTGTTGCGCGCTTCTCGCTCATCGGGCGCCCCCTTCGGTCGCTGAGGCCGAAGTCGATCCGGCCGCCTCAAGTGCTGCGCCCAGCTCGGCAAGCGCGGTCGCGGTCTGCTCGGCGCTTGGCGCCTTGCCGTGCCAGCCGGCGTCGCCCTCCATGAAGGAGACGCCCTTGCCCTTGACGGTGTACGCAACCACGACCACCGGCACGGCGGGATCCGCCGGAGGCTCGGTGAGCGCGTCGAGCAACCCCTCGACGTCGTGCCCGCTCGTCTCGCGGACCTCCCAGCCGAAGGCGGCCCACTTCTCGGCCACGCCGCCCAGGCACATCACCTCGCTGCACGCGCCGTCGATCTGCAGGCCGTTGTGGTCCACGATGGCCGTCACGTTGCCGAGGCCGTGGTGCGGGGCGAACATCGCCGCTTCCCACACCTCCCCTTCCTGGAGCTCGCCGTCGCCGAGCAGGCAGAACACGCGCGCGGGATTCTCATCCAGGCGAAGCGCGAGCGCCATGCCGTTGGCAATGGCCAGACCCTGGCCGAGCGAGCCGGTGGACACCTCCACGCCGGCGCACTTCTGGCAGTCGGGGTGGCCCTGGAGCATGCTGCCGAGCTTTCGGAGCGTCTTGAGGTGGTCGCGGCCAAGGTATCCGGCCTCGGCGAGCGCCGCGTACAGCACCGGCGCCGCGTGACCCTTGGAGAGCACGAACCGGTCGCGCTCCGGCCAGTCGGGCCGGGCGGGATCATGACGCAACACGTGGAAGTAGAGCGTGGCCACGATATCGGCCGCGGAGAGCGACCCTCCGGGGTGTCCGCTGCCGGCCTCGGCGATCATCTCCACGATGTCGTAGCGCATCCGCGCCGCCTTGGCCTCGATGGCCGCGATACGTGCCGCGTCGGTCATAGGTTGGCTCCCATCTCCTTGAATCCTTCGCCGAGCACCTCATGCACGTTCGCGATCACCACGAACGCCTTGGGGTCAACAGCATGCACGAGCGCCTTGAGCGAGTCTATCTCCCTGCGCGAGACCACCGTGAAGAGCATCTCGCGCGACTCCCCCGAGTACAGACCCTTGGCGACCAGCCCCGTGGCGCCGCGTCCAAGCTGGTGCATGACCGCATCGGCGATCCGCCCCGGCTCGTCGCAGACGATGAACGCGGCCTTCTCCACCGCGAGACCCTCCTGCACGAGATCGATCACCGCTCCCATCACGAACACCGCCACGGCGCCGTAGAGCGCCAGGTCGGGGCCGAGCACCACGGCGGCGACCAGCGTGACCACGGCGTCGGCGATCAGCATGATCTGGCCGATGCCGAGGTTGACCTTCTCCACCAGCAGCTGCGCCACGATGTCGGTGCCGCCGGTGTTGCCGCGCGCCTTGAACACCAGCCCCATGCCGATGCCGGTCACGGCGCCGCCGTAGAGCACGGCGAGCAGCTGGTCGTGCGACGCGAGGTGCGGGGTGAAGGGCGCGAGCACGTCCACCGCGACCGACACGAGCACCATGCCGTAGACCGTCTTGGCGCCGTAACGCCACCCCTTGCGGCTGATGCCGATGATCAGCAGCACCGAGTTCATGGCGAGCATCTGCACGCCAACGGGGACTGTGATGCCGAAGCTGTCCTGGAACAGGTAGTAGAAGACGGTGGCCAGACCAGACACGCCACCCGCGGCGAGCTTGTTGGGGATGAGGAACGCGTTGAGACCCCATGCGGTGATCAGGATACCGATGGTCATCAGGATGTAGTCGCGCACACGGCGGTTCTTGAGCACCGTGGCCGCGTTCGTCTTGGCCAGTACCTGTCGTACCATCACCGCACCCCCGATCCCGGAGCCGGATCAGTCGTTGGAACCGGCGCCCACGGCCGCGGCCTGCTCGCCGGACACGCGCCACCGATGATAGCCCACCACGAACTCGTCGAGGTCGCCGCCCAGCACGCCGTCCACGTCGCCCGTCTCGATGCCGGTGCGCACGTCCTTGACCATCTGGTACGGGTAGAGCACGTAGTTGCGTATCTGGCTGCCGAAGGAGATCTCCTGCCGCTCCCCTTTGAGGGCGTCGAGCTCGGCGGCGCGCTTCTCCTGCTCCACCTCGTACAGGCGCGACCGCAGGATCTTCATCGCGGTCTCCTTGTTCTTGAGCTGGCTCTTCTCGTTCTGGCAGGTGACCACGATCCCGGTGGGGATGTGCGTCAGACGCACCGCCGAGTCGGTGGTGTTCACGCTCTGGCCGCCGGGGCCGCTCGAGCGGTACACGTCCACCCGCAGGTCCTCGTCGCGGATCTCCACCTCGATCTCGTCGGGCAGCACGGGCAGCACCTCCACCCGTGCGAAGGTGGTCTGGCGGCGCTTCTTCTCGTCGGTGGGACTGATACGCACGAGCCGGTGCACGCCGTTCTCCGAGGCCAGCATCCCGTAGGCGTTGCGGCCCTTGATGGTGAGCACGGCGCGGTCGATGCCGAGCTCCACCCCGGCCGGCGCGTCGTGCACGTCGACCTTCCACTTGCGGTTGCCCGCGTACTTGATGAGCATCTTCATCAGCATCTCGGCCCAGTCCTGCGCCTCCAGGCCCCCCTGACCGGGCAGGATGGTCACCAGGGCATCGCCCGAGTCGAACTCGCCGGTGAACCAGCTCGCGAGCTCGAGTTCCTTGGTGCGCCTGGTGATGTCCCGGATGGCCGAGGTGGCCTCGGCCGCGAGGTCTTCGTCCTCCTCGGAGACGGCGAGTTCGTTGGCCACCTCGAGGTCGTCGAGCGCGCTTGCGATCGACTCGTACTGCTCGATCTCGTCGCGCAGTCCCGCCGCCTGCGCCATGATGCGCTGCGCCGCGGACTGGTCGTCCCAGAAATCGGGGGCGGTGGTGCGCTCTTCGAGCGCGGAAAGGTCGGCGCGCTTGGCGTCGAGGTGCAGGTAGCCGGCGATCTCCTCGACGCGCTCGCGGAGCGCCTGGATGTCTGTGCTGCGGTCTTCGATCATCTCGTACTCACACTGCTCTTCGGTAGGGACGGACAGGCCCGGGAAGCGGCGCTTACGCCGCCCGGGTCATGCGTTCGCGCCGTGGCAGTGCTTGTACTTCTTGCCGCTCCCGCAGGGGCAGGGCTCGTTGCGGCCAACGTTGGCGTAGGGGTCGCTCTTGTCCTTCACCACCGTGGCGCCGCCAGGAGTCGCGGAGCGCTTGGCCCCCGCCGCGGCGGCAGCCGCCATCGCCTCGCTGGCGCCACCGCCGGCGGCGGCCTGGCTTGCCGCCTGCGCACGCGCGCCGCCGAAGATCGTGGACTCGGTAGGCGCCGTGTACGTGACGCGGCTCAGCTCCGGCGCCTCGGGCGCGGGCTGCACCGTCACCTGGATGTGCGTGATGGTGCGGAGGAAGTCGCGGTCGATCTCGGAGACGAGGAACTTGAAGGCGTCGTACGCCTCGGCCTTGTACTCCACCAGCGGATCGCGCTGGCCGATGGCGCGCAGGCCGATGCCGTCGCGCAGGTAGTCCATCTCCAGCAGATGGTTCATCCAACGCGCGTCGATCACGCGCAGCATCACGTGGCGCTCGAGCGCCCGCATCTGCTGCTCGCCGATCTCGGCCTCCTTGGCCTGGTAGAGCGCGAGCACCTTGCCCGCCAGCGCCTCGGTGAGCTCGGCGGGCGTGTCGGCCCCGCGCACCTCGCCGTCGACGAGCGATGCGCCCGTGATCTCGTTGAGGGCGTCGGCCAGACCGTCCCAGTCCCACTCCTCCGAGTAGCTCTTCTCGGAGCAGAACTCGGCCACCGTGCTGGCCACCGTGTCGCGGATCATCTCCTCCACGCGACCGCGGATGTCCTTGCCGTCGAGTATCTGGTTGCGCTCGGCGTAGATCACCTGGCGCTGCTTGTTCATCACGTCGTCGTACTCGAGCACGTACTTCCGGCTGGCGAAGTTCTGCGCCTCCACCTGCCGCTGCGCGCTCTCGATGGCCTTTGAGACCATCTTGGCCTGGATGGGCATGTCCTCCGGGATGTCACCCTTGGACATGAACGCCGAGATGCGGTCCATGCGCCCGCCGCCGAAGAGCCGCATGAGGTCGTCTTCGAGGGAGAGGTAGAACTGCGACACGCCGGGGTCGCCCTGGCGGCCGGAACGCCCGCGCAGCTGGTTGTCGATGCGGCGGGAGTCGTGGCGCTCGGTGCCGATCACGGCAAGGCCTCCCGCGGCCACGACCTCCTCGTGCTCCGCCGCGCACACGCGCTTCGCCTCGCCGAGCGCGTCGGCGCGCTGCTCGTCGGTGGCCTCCTCGGGGTCGATACCGCGGTTGCGCAGGATCTCGTCGGCGAGGAACTCGGGGTTGCCGCCGAGGATGATGTCGGTACCACGGCCGGCCATGTTGGTGGCGATGGTGATGGAGCCCTTGCGGCCGGCCTGCGCCACGATGTGCGCTTCCATCTCGTGGAACTTGGCATTGAGCACGTTGTGCGGCAGGCCGCGGCGCTTGAGGGCACCCGAAAGCCGCTCCGAGTTCTCGATGGAGATGGTGCCCACCAGGCACGGCTGACCGGCGGCGTAGCGCGTGGCGATCTCTTCTGCCACCGCGTCGAACTTGGCGTCGATCGTGCGGTAGATGAGGTCGTTGCGGTCGTCACGCACCATCGGCCGGTTGGGCGGGATCACCACCACGGGCAGGTTGTAGATCTCGCGGAACTCGGCGTCTTCTGTGACCGCCGTACCGGTCATGCCGGCGAGCTTCTCGTAGAGGCGGAAGAAGTTCTGCAGCGTGATGGTGGCGAGCGTCTGGTTCTCCTCGCGCACATGCACGTGTTCCTTGGCCTCCACCGCCTGGTGCAGACCGTCACTCCAGCGGCGGCCCACCATGAGGCGGCCGGTGAACTCGTCGACGATGAGCACCTCGCCGTCCTTCACCACGTACTCCACGTCGCGGTTGAAGAGGTACTGCGCCTTGAGGGCCTGCTGCAGGTGGTTGACCATCTGGCCCGACGGGTCGGCGTAGAGGTCCTCGATGCCGAGGAGCTGCTCCACGCGGCTGATGCCCTGCTCGGTGGGCGCAACGGTGCGCTTGGCCTCGTCGAGCTCGAAGTCCTCGTCGATCTTGAGGCGCGGCGCGATCTTGGCGAAGCTCTTGTAGGTGTCCGCCGAGCGGGTGCCCGCGCCCGAGATGATGAGCGGCGTGCGCGCCTCGTCGATCAGGATCGAGTCGACCTCGTCCACGATGGCGTAGTGGTGGCCGCGCTGCACGCGATTCTCCGCGCGGGTGACCATGTTGTCGCGCAGGTAGTCGAAGCCGAACTCGGTGTTGGTGCCGTAGGTGACGTCGGCCGCGTAGGCGGGCTTGCGCGCGGCGGGGTCCATGCCGCTCTGCACGATGCCCACGGTGAGGCCAAG
Above is a window of Anaerosoma tenue DNA encoding:
- the secA gene encoding preprotein translocase subunit SecA; its protein translation is MANFFTRLLTAGEGKQFREYESVVEQVNAFEPLIEPLTDDALRAKTDEFRSRLEAGEELDDLLPEAFAVVREAARRTLGMRHFDVQIIGGIVLHRGNIAEMKTGEGKTLVATLPVYLNALAGKGVHVVTVNDYLAKRDSEWMGQVYRFLGLTVGIVQSGMDPAARKPAYAADVTYGTNTEFGFDYLRDNMVTRAENRVQRGHHYAIVDEVDSILIDEARTPLIISGAGTRSADTYKSFAKIAPRLKIDEDFELDEAKRTVAPTEQGISRVEQLLGIEDLYADPSGQMVNHLQQALKAQYLFNRDVEYVVKDGEVLIVDEFTGRLMVGRRWSDGLHQAVEAKEHVHVREENQTLATITLQNFFRLYEKLAGMTGTAVTEDAEFREIYNLPVVVIPPNRPMVRDDRNDLIYRTIDAKFDAVAEEIATRYAAGQPCLVGTISIENSERLSGALKRRGLPHNVLNAKFHEMEAHIVAQAGRKGSITIATNMAGRGTDIILGGNPEFLADEILRNRGIDPEEATDEQRADALGEAKRVCAAEHEEVVAAGGLAVIGTERHDSRRIDNQLRGRSGRQGDPGVSQFYLSLEDDLMRLFGGGRMDRISAFMSKGDIPEDMPIQAKMVSKAIESAQRQVEAQNFASRKYVLEYDDVMNKQRQVIYAERNQILDGKDIRGRVEEMIRDTVASTVAEFCSEKSYSEEWDWDGLADALNEITGASLVDGEVRGADTPAELTEALAGKVLALYQAKEAEIGEQQMRALERHVMLRVIDARWMNHLLEMDYLRDGIGLRAIGQRDPLVEYKAEAYDAFKFLVSEIDRDFLRTITHIQVTVQPAPEAPELSRVTYTAPTESTIFGGARAQAASQAAAGGGASEAMAAAAAAGAKRSATPGGATVVKDKSDPYANVGRNEPCPCGSGKKYKHCHGANA